From Draconibacterium halophilum, one genomic window encodes:
- a CDS encoding NAD-dependent epimerase/dehydratase family protein translates to MKNYKNMLFIGASGFVGTRLTDLVKEEFHLKIFDKQQSPFFPKLTTLGDVRDQEQLDQSLAGQEAVVLLAAEHRDDVSPTSLYYDVNVQGTRNVLDAMDKNGVKKIIFTSSVAVYGLNKTNPNESHPADPFNHYGKSKWQAEEVLREWYNKDPEKRSLTIIRPTVIFGERNRGNVYNLLKQIASGKFLMVGKGTNYKSMAYVGNIAAFIKYHLKNSSPGYRVFNYIDKPDLNMNDLVAQVEESLNKKIPATHFPYWLGMLGGFGFDVLSKITGKKFAVSSVRVKKFCATTQFDASRAHSCGFKAPYTLSQGLHNTLHYEFIKKQKDGITFESE, encoded by the coding sequence ATGAAAAACTATAAAAATATGCTATTCATCGGTGCTTCGGGCTTTGTAGGGACCCGCTTAACCGATCTAGTTAAAGAAGAATTTCATCTCAAAATATTTGACAAGCAACAAAGCCCATTTTTCCCGAAGCTCACTACTCTTGGCGATGTGAGGGATCAGGAACAGTTAGATCAATCTTTAGCTGGCCAGGAAGCTGTGGTCCTATTGGCCGCAGAACACCGGGATGATGTCTCCCCCACTTCGCTATATTACGATGTGAATGTGCAGGGTACTCGCAACGTACTGGATGCGATGGACAAAAACGGGGTGAAGAAAATCATCTTTACCAGTTCCGTTGCCGTTTATGGACTGAATAAAACCAATCCCAACGAAAGCCACCCCGCCGATCCCTTTAACCACTATGGTAAAAGCAAATGGCAAGCAGAAGAAGTTTTGCGCGAATGGTACAATAAAGATCCGGAGAAACGGTCGTTAACAATTATTCGCCCAACAGTAATCTTTGGCGAACGCAACCGGGGCAACGTGTATAATTTGCTCAAACAAATTGCCTCTGGCAAATTTTTAATGGTTGGCAAGGGGACCAATTACAAATCGATGGCCTATGTAGGTAATATTGCCGCTTTTATCAAATACCATCTAAAAAACTCATCTCCAGGATACAGAGTATTCAACTACATCGACAAGCCCGATTTGAATATGAACGATTTGGTAGCTCAGGTGGAAGAAAGTCTGAACAAAAAAATTCCGGCAACACATTTCCCCTATTGGTTGGGTATGTTAGGAGGATTTGGTTTTGATGTGCTCAGTAAAATCACCGGCAAAAAATTTGCAGTAAGCTCTGTTCGTGTTAAAAAGTTTTGTGCCACCACCCAGTTTGATGCATCAAGAGCGCATAGTTGCGGGTTTAAAGCGCCCTACACATTATCGCAAGGCCTCCACAACACCCTGCACTACGAGTTCATCAAAAAACAAAAAGATGGGATTACGTTTGAGTCGGAATAA
- a CDS encoding REP-associated tyrosine transposase, with amino-acid sequence MSRNYKFHNPDGVYFVSFAVVNWLDVFIRNEYKNIILDSLSFCQKNKGMEIFAWCIMTSHVHLVFRSDKDEVKPEQLLGDFKQFTSNAIVKAIKENPQESRKDILLEHFQKAGAMASNVSKNQFWRHDNKPIELWSNKVIDEKINYIHQNPVEEGLVFRAEDYRYSSAIDYSGEKGLLKNIIVVK; translated from the coding sequence ATGAGTCGTAACTATAAGTTCCATAATCCCGATGGTGTATATTTTGTCAGCTTTGCAGTTGTCAACTGGTTGGATGTTTTTATCAGGAATGAATACAAGAATATTATACTCGATAGTTTAAGCTTTTGTCAGAAAAACAAAGGCATGGAAATATTTGCATGGTGTATAATGACTAGTCATGTGCATTTAGTTTTCAGGAGTGATAAAGATGAAGTTAAGCCAGAACAGTTATTAGGAGACTTCAAGCAGTTTACAAGTAATGCTATAGTAAAAGCAATAAAAGAAAACCCACAAGAAAGCCGAAAAGATATTTTACTTGAACACTTTCAAAAAGCTGGGGCAATGGCATCAAATGTAAGTAAGAATCAATTCTGGAGACATGACAATAAACCAATTGAATTATGGAGCAATAAAGTGATCGATGAAAAAATTAACTACATTCACCAAAATCCAGTAGAAGAAGGATTAGTTTTTCGAGCAGAAGATTATAGGTATAGTAGCGCAATAGATTATTCCGGAGAAAAAGGATTATTAAAGAATATAATTGTAGTTAAATAA
- a CDS encoding nucleotidyltransferase domain-containing protein — protein sequence MRLKPEIREFLKDTANTLFPGTDVYLFGSRLNDNLKGGDIDILLLSNSKIDSRKLRKFRIAFFKKFGWQKIDLVNFTKKEDSSFKRLILKDAQTI from the coding sequence ATGCGATTAAAGCCTGAAATACGAGAATTCCTAAAAGATACAGCAAATACATTGTTCCCGGGAACAGATGTATATCTTTTTGGATCAAGGCTTAACGACAATCTAAAAGGTGGAGACATCGACATCTTGCTTTTATCCAATTCGAAAATCGATTCACGAAAATTACGAAAATTCCGAATAGCCTTTTTTAAAAAATTTGGTTGGCAAAAGATTGATTTGGTCAACTTTACCAAAAAAGAAGACTCGAGCTTTAAACGATTGATTTTAAAAGATGCTCAAACTATTTAA
- a CDS encoding type II toxin-antitoxin system HigB family toxin, with protein sequence MRVIAKKILRDFWEKHADSKNQLKTWHKEASKAKWISPATIKNQYPKASILKAGRVVFDICGNKYRLITHINYERQWVFIRFIGTHSEYDTIDAEKI encoded by the coding sequence ATGCGGGTAATAGCAAAAAAAATACTTCGGGATTTCTGGGAAAAACATGCTGATTCGAAAAACCAACTGAAAACGTGGCACAAAGAAGCAAGTAAAGCGAAATGGATAAGTCCGGCCACGATTAAGAATCAATATCCCAAAGCAAGTATTTTAAAAGCCGGACGTGTTGTTTTTGATATATGTGGAAACAAATATCGATTGATTACGCATATAAACTATGAACGACAATGGGTTTTTATACGATTTATTGGCACACATAGTGAATATGATACAATTGATGCAGAAAAAATTTGA
- a CDS encoding helix-turn-helix domain-containing protein has translation MNIKVIKTEIDYQQALKRLEVIFDAPIDSPEGDEAEILCILIEKYEDEHYPIAPPDPIEAISFRMEQMDMKNSDLVKIIGYKSRVSEIFSRKRKLSLQMIRKLHEKLKIPYESLMSDY, from the coding sequence ATGAATATTAAAGTGATTAAAACAGAAATTGATTACCAACAAGCATTAAAAAGACTTGAGGTAATTTTTGATGCTCCGATTGACTCCCCTGAAGGAGATGAAGCAGAAATTCTATGTATCCTGATAGAAAAATATGAAGATGAGCATTACCCCATTGCTCCTCCTGATCCGATTGAAGCGATCAGTTTTCGTATGGAGCAAATGGATATGAAAAATAGTGATTTGGTAAAAATAATTGGATATAAAAGTAGAGTTTCAGAGATTTTTAGCAGGAAGCGTAAATTGAGTTTACAGATGATAAGAAAACTACATGAAAAATTAAAAATCCCTTACGAATCTTTAATGTCAGATTATTAA
- a CDS encoding type II toxin-antitoxin system RelE family toxin — translation MKIRFLHGFENDLKKISDKKLAQMILQSIAVFESANSLKEISGIKKLKGHPNAFRYRKRKYRIGFFFEEDTVIFAAFAPRGKIYKKFP, via the coding sequence ATGAAGATTAGATTTTTGCATGGATTTGAAAACGATCTGAAGAAAATCAGTGATAAAAAGCTTGCTCAGATGATCTTACAGAGTATTGCTGTTTTTGAGTCTGCAAATTCACTAAAAGAAATTTCAGGTATTAAGAAACTAAAAGGTCACCCGAACGCATTTCGATACCGAAAAAGGAAGTATCGCATCGGGTTCTTTTTTGAAGAGGATACGGTAATATTTGCAGCTTTTGCTCCAAGAGGAAAAATTTACAAGAAATTCCCATAA
- a CDS encoding type II toxin-antitoxin system RelE family toxin, which produces MRQTQNANKLSNIPKLKKLKGYKHTYRIRLGEYRIGIHIEDNVVIFAAFDHRADIYKYFP; this is translated from the coding sequence ATTCGGCAAACACAAAATGCCAATAAACTAAGTAATATTCCCAAACTCAAAAAACTTAAAGGCTATAAGCATACCTACCGGATACGTCTGGGCGAATACCGAATAGGAATCCATATAGAAGACAATGTCGTTATTTTTGCAGCCTTTGATCACCGAGCCGATATTTATAAGTACTTTCCATAG
- the gmd gene encoding GDP-mannose 4,6-dehydratase yields the protein MTQKTALITGITGQDGGYLAEYLLKKGYIVHGIKRRASMFNTDRIDHLYQDPHVENRNLILHYGDLTDSMNLTKIIQEVQPDEIYNLAAMSHVKVSFDTPEYVANADGLGTLRILEAVRLLGLTEKTRIYQASTSELYGLVQEVPQSEKTPFYPRSPYAVAKMYAYWITVNYREAYKMHASNGILFNHESPQRGETFVTRKVTRALSKIALGLQEKVFMGNLSSKRDWGHAKDYIRAMYLILQQEQPDDYVIATGITTTIRDFIKMAAAEIGMEITFTGEGVDEKGILTAIDEKLFTEKVGQKYLPALKERLSQSQSLSAQGSPSHSLSAHSLSAQLVGVDPMYFRPTEVDLLIGDPTKSNTVLGWKPKYDLQGLVADMMQSDVKLMKKESYLKEGGYQIMNYFE from the coding sequence ATGACACAAAAAACAGCACTGATAACAGGTATCACCGGACAAGACGGTGGTTATTTAGCAGAATATCTGCTTAAAAAAGGATATATCGTTCACGGTATCAAGCGCCGTGCATCAATGTTTAACACCGACCGCATCGATCACCTCTACCAGGATCCGCATGTGGAAAACCGCAACCTGATCCTGCATTACGGCGACCTCACCGACAGTATGAACCTCACCAAAATCATTCAGGAAGTACAACCCGATGAGATCTATAACCTGGCAGCCATGAGCCACGTCAAAGTGAGCTTCGATACGCCGGAATATGTGGCCAATGCCGATGGCTTAGGAACCCTACGTATTCTGGAAGCTGTTCGTTTACTTGGCCTTACCGAAAAAACACGCATTTACCAGGCATCTACTTCTGAATTGTATGGTCTGGTGCAGGAAGTACCCCAAAGCGAAAAAACGCCTTTCTATCCGCGCTCGCCCTATGCTGTTGCAAAAATGTACGCCTACTGGATTACGGTCAACTACCGCGAAGCGTATAAGATGCATGCCAGTAACGGAATTTTGTTTAACCATGAGAGTCCGCAACGCGGCGAAACTTTTGTTACCCGTAAAGTAACCCGTGCCCTGTCAAAAATAGCATTGGGCCTTCAGGAAAAGGTATTTATGGGTAACCTTAGCAGTAAACGCGACTGGGGACATGCCAAAGATTATATCCGCGCTATGTATCTCATCCTGCAACAAGAGCAACCCGACGATTATGTAATTGCCACCGGCATAACCACCACCATCCGCGACTTTATAAAAATGGCTGCAGCCGAAATTGGTATGGAGATCACTTTCACAGGAGAAGGCGTTGATGAAAAAGGAATACTAACCGCTATTGACGAAAAACTCTTTACCGAAAAAGTAGGCCAAAAATACTTGCCGGCATTAAAAGAACGCCTCTCACAATCTCAAAGTCTCAGCGCCCAGGGCTCACCGTCTCACAGTCTCAGTGCTCACAGTCTCAGTGCACAACTGGTCGGTGTCGACCCCATGTATTTCCGCCCAACGGAGGTAGATCTACTAATTGGTGATCCAACAAAATCGAATACCGTATTAGGCTGGAAACCAAAGTACGATCTGCAAGGCCTTGTGGCAGATATGATGCAAAGCGATGTAAAACTGATGAAAAAAGAAAGCTACCTAAAAGAAGGCGGCTACCAGATTATGAATTACTTTGAATAG
- a CDS encoding GxxExxY protein, producing the protein MNLLENQPLLYKEESYKIIGACMEVHKTLGCGFLEAVYQEALAIEFAKQNIPFEKEVRLNIQYKGTPLSKEYIADFICHESIIIELKALSKPSGEHTAQVLNYLKATGFQLGLLVNFGSSSLQYKRVVL; encoded by the coding sequence ATGAATTTACTGGAAAACCAACCACTGCTATATAAGGAAGAAAGCTACAAAATTATTGGCGCCTGTATGGAAGTGCATAAAACTTTAGGGTGTGGTTTTTTGGAAGCTGTATACCAAGAAGCTTTGGCAATTGAGTTTGCAAAACAAAATATTCCTTTCGAGAAGGAAGTCAGGCTTAATATTCAATATAAAGGGACCCCGCTAAGCAAAGAATACATTGCCGATTTTATCTGCCATGAGTCTATAATTATTGAGTTAAAAGCACTAAGTAAACCATCGGGAGAACATACTGCTCAGGTATTGAACTATTTAAAAGCAACAGGTTTTCAGTTAGGCTTATTGGTCAACTTTGGAAGTTCCAGCCTACAATACAAAAGAGTAGTGCTTTAA
- a CDS encoding adenylyltransferase/cytidyltransferase family protein has translation MNTNKKVFVSGCYDMLHSGHVAFFKEAAQYGELYVGLGSDKTVADLKGRRTINSEQERLYMVKSIKHVTDAFVNSGGGIMDFQNELKTLKPDYFVVNEDGYSPAKKELCESMGIELKVLERIPDAGLPPRSTTAIRSGDNCTLPYRIDLAGTWIDQPYVSKYHPGWAITLSLEPVIEYNERCGMSTSTRNAAKKIWPYFLPLEKPERLAEILFKFENTPGSTLISGAQDAIGICMPGLVRHYYDNDYWPKQFESIHDETILNWLEKHLFMVLLWPRPAGTDLLKETYINQENVKVLTDAADGAWQAILDQNLEEFARYFKKSFEAQTTMFPAMLNKEIEKVIDSYNEQALAWKLAGAGGGGYLILVSDKQPKGSMKIKIRRKESGL, from the coding sequence ATGAATACCAACAAAAAAGTCTTCGTCTCCGGCTGCTACGATATGCTGCACAGTGGTCATGTGGCCTTTTTTAAAGAAGCAGCGCAATACGGTGAGCTATATGTAGGCCTCGGGTCTGATAAAACAGTTGCCGATCTAAAAGGACGACGAACCATCAATAGTGAACAGGAACGCCTGTACATGGTAAAATCCATCAAGCACGTCACCGATGCTTTTGTAAACAGTGGCGGCGGAATCATGGATTTTCAGAATGAACTAAAGACATTAAAACCCGACTATTTTGTGGTAAATGAAGATGGTTATTCGCCGGCAAAAAAAGAGTTATGTGAATCAATGGGAATTGAGTTAAAAGTATTGGAGCGTATTCCCGATGCAGGATTACCCCCGCGATCCACCACCGCTATCCGTTCAGGCGATAACTGCACCCTGCCCTATCGTATTGATTTGGCAGGTACCTGGATAGACCAGCCTTACGTTTCAAAATACCACCCGGGCTGGGCAATTACCTTATCATTGGAGCCGGTAATCGAATACAATGAACGCTGTGGCATGAGCACCTCTACGCGTAATGCCGCCAAAAAGATATGGCCCTACTTTCTTCCACTGGAGAAACCGGAAAGGCTGGCGGAGATCCTTTTTAAGTTTGAAAATACCCCCGGATCAACACTAATCTCAGGTGCACAGGACGCCATTGGTATTTGTATGCCCGGCCTGGTACGTCATTATTACGATAACGACTACTGGCCCAAACAATTTGAGTCGATACATGATGAAACCATTCTTAACTGGCTTGAAAAGCACCTTTTTATGGTGTTGCTATGGCCCCGTCCTGCCGGTACCGACCTGTTGAAAGAAACATATATCAATCAGGAAAACGTTAAAGTATTGACCGATGCTGCTGACGGAGCATGGCAAGCGATCCTCGATCAGAATCTAGAGGAATTTGCCCGCTATTTCAAAAAATCTTTTGAAGCGCAAACAACGATGTTTCCTGCCATGTTAAATAAAGAGATTGAAAAGGTGATCGACAGTTATAACGAACAGGCATTAGCATGGAAATTGGCAGGTGCCGGAGGTGGTGGCTACTTAATATTGGTGTCAGACAAACAACCAAAAGGAAGTATGAAAATAAAAATCAGACGAAAAGAATCAGGACTATAG
- a CDS encoding NAD-dependent epimerase/dehydratase family protein, with product MNKEAKIYIAGHRGLVGSAIWKNFQSKGYTNLIGRTFEELDLMNQQAVADFFEQEKPDYVVLAAAKVGGIIANSTYRGQFIYENLQIQNNVIHQAYVHGVKKLLFLGSTCIYPKQAPQPMPENCLLTDTLEYTNEPYAIAKIAGLKMCESYNLQYGTNFISVMPTNLYGPNDNFDLEKSHVLPAMVRKIHLAKCLEDNNWEAICEDLNRRPVEGINGDAEKKEILAMLSKYGLKMNDKLADIPPQSHHLKVPQSQNLTVSPSQSLSVQSLKVSALTITMSLSNSGEPASPCASSCGRKTWPMPVFFLWKTVILKMLRQHVKKK from the coding sequence ATGAATAAAGAAGCAAAAATATACATAGCCGGACACCGCGGTCTCGTGGGCTCAGCTATCTGGAAAAATTTTCAAAGTAAAGGATATACAAATCTAATCGGTCGCACATTTGAAGAGTTGGATCTAATGAACCAGCAAGCTGTTGCCGATTTTTTTGAACAAGAAAAACCCGATTATGTGGTTTTAGCCGCTGCAAAAGTTGGCGGTATTATTGCCAACAGTACCTATCGCGGACAATTTATTTACGAAAATCTGCAAATTCAGAATAATGTCATCCATCAGGCGTATGTGCATGGGGTAAAAAAATTGCTATTTCTGGGATCGACCTGTATTTATCCCAAACAGGCTCCACAGCCCATGCCCGAAAACTGCCTGTTAACCGATACATTGGAATATACTAACGAGCCTTATGCAATTGCCAAGATTGCCGGCTTAAAAATGTGCGAGTCATATAACCTGCAATACGGCACCAACTTTATTTCGGTGATGCCGACCAACCTGTATGGGCCCAATGACAATTTCGATCTCGAAAAATCGCACGTACTGCCGGCGATGGTTCGAAAGATTCACCTGGCGAAATGTTTGGAGGATAATAACTGGGAAGCTATCTGCGAAGACCTGAACCGCCGACCGGTTGAAGGAATCAACGGTGATGCTGAGAAAAAAGAGATTCTCGCAATGCTATCTAAATATGGACTGAAGATGAACGACAAGTTGGCCGATATACCCCCCCAGTCTCACCATCTCAAAGTCCCACAGTCCCAAAATCTCACCGTCTCACCGTCTCAAAGTCTCAGCGTTCAAAGTCTCAAAGTCTCAGCGCTCACCATCACGATGTCACTCTCGAACTCTGGGGAACCGGCAAGCCCATGCGCGAGTTCCTGTGGTCGGAAGACATGGCCGATGCCTGTGTTTTTCTTATGGAAAACCGTAATTTTGAAGATGTTAAGACAGCATGTAAAGAAGAAGTAG
- a CDS encoding Rossmann-fold NAD(P)-binding domain-containing protein has translation MREFLWSEDMADACVFLMENRNFEDVKTACKEEVVNTHINIGTGKEIAIKQLSEVIQKEIGFKGSIDFDSTKPDGTMRKLTDPSKLHHLGWKHKIELEDGIKLMYEHYLKG, from the coding sequence ATGCGCGAGTTCCTGTGGTCGGAAGACATGGCCGATGCCTGTGTTTTTCTTATGGAAAACCGTAATTTTGAAGATGTTAAGACAGCATGTAAAGAAGAAGTAGTAAATACACATATCAACATTGGAACCGGAAAAGAAATAGCAATCAAACAACTTTCTGAAGTCATTCAAAAAGAAATCGGCTTTAAGGGAAGTATTGATTTTGATTCAACAAAACCCGATGGAACCATGCGCAAACTCACCGATCCTTCGAAATTACACCATTTAGGATGGAAACATAAAATTGAATTGGAGGATGGTATAAAGTTAATGTATGAGCATTATCTGAAAGGCTGA
- a CDS encoding glycosyltransferase family 2 protein produces MKDAQDIKPCKKANVTASIVLYKTSPAELEKVCNSLFQNDIFTKIIIVDNSPDDRLKNTIPGKKVEYIFNDRNIGYGAAHNIAIRKIIDQSDYHLALNTDIFFSANVIPKIVDYLNKHPKVGLVLPKVLNLMGETQYLAKLLPTPSNLLIRLFLPENIFKNKRTKYQLAFNGYNTTMEAPCLSGCFMFFRVEALKEVGMFDERYFLYAEDFDLSRRIHEKYQTIYYPKVEITHYHHRHSYKSSRMMLVHMINTIRYFNKWGWFYDPKRWKTNNRALKELEYKLAKKEMNKSKAPKK; encoded by the coding sequence ATGAAGGATGCACAAGATATAAAGCCATGCAAAAAAGCAAACGTTACGGCTAGTATCGTACTTTATAAAACCTCTCCGGCTGAATTGGAAAAAGTGTGTAATTCACTTTTTCAAAATGATATTTTTACAAAAATTATTATTGTAGATAATTCTCCCGACGATAGGCTGAAAAATACAATCCCCGGCAAAAAGGTGGAATATATTTTTAACGATAGAAATATAGGGTATGGCGCTGCACACAATATTGCCATTCGAAAAATAATCGATCAATCCGACTACCACCTGGCATTAAACACCGACATCTTTTTTTCGGCCAATGTTATACCCAAAATAGTTGACTACTTAAACAAACATCCCAAAGTAGGTCTGGTACTCCCCAAAGTACTTAATTTAATGGGAGAAACTCAATACTTGGCAAAACTCCTTCCAACTCCTTCCAACCTATTGATTCGTTTATTTTTGCCGGAGAATATTTTTAAAAATAAACGCACCAAGTATCAGCTGGCTTTTAACGGCTATAATACCACTATGGAAGCCCCTTGCCTTTCGGGCTGTTTTATGTTTTTCCGGGTAGAAGCCTTAAAGGAAGTGGGGATGTTCGACGAACGCTATTTTCTATATGCCGAAGACTTTGATTTATCGCGAAGAATTCACGAGAAATACCAGACGATATATTACCCCAAGGTTGAAATCACACACTATCATCACCGGCACTCGTACAAAAGCAGCCGCATGATGCTGGTGCACATGATAAATACCATTCGTTATTTTAACAAGTGGGGATGGTTTTATGATCCCAAACGCTGGAAAACCAATAACCGGGCATTAAAAGAGTTGGAATATAAACTGGCGAAGAAGGAAATGAATAAATCTAAGGCACCTAAGAAGTAG
- a CDS encoding flippase — MKKTASIKKNLFHNSLLLLSNLLFPFISFSYASRVLGPEAFGKIQFILVFAQYFVLLAAIGIPIYGVREIAKIRHDKTQISKTVSELLFLNGISSLLLLFVYLGILFLIPWFQEDLQLYLLGGLIVISAFSNLDWYYNGMEQFRFLAMRSISIKVLSLLALFIFVKTKNDLIIYFGVVIFSILANHLWNLWGIRKIISFHFKALQLKRHLPALLTLLGTSVSISIYSVVDTLLLGFLSDDTAVGLYTAAVKINKITIPVLIALGTVLIPRITQSLESRDQIQVNKLINQSFAFTCLLGVPISFGLFLFAEEFILSISGLEFTNAVLTMKISAPLALIIGIAHIFGFQLLIPAGYERKYLWATLVGMVVSIGLNLLLISSFKDKGAAIATISSEIVVTLIAGYFAYKFIKLKLNWRLLIKACVASILFIPIAYGVRSISENEIIRLLLAIPTAALVYFSIQSWVFKNPLINEAFVYAETKGWIPAFLMKRKK, encoded by the coding sequence TTGAAAAAAACCGCATCCATAAAAAAGAATTTATTTCACAATAGTTTGCTCCTGCTGAGCAACTTATTGTTCCCGTTTATTAGTTTTTCCTACGCTTCGCGTGTATTGGGTCCCGAGGCTTTTGGAAAGATTCAGTTTATTCTAGTATTTGCCCAGTATTTTGTTTTACTGGCAGCCATTGGAATACCCATTTACGGCGTACGTGAGATTGCAAAAATTCGCCATGACAAAACACAAATCAGCAAAACAGTTTCCGAGCTGTTGTTTCTCAACGGCATTAGTTCGCTGCTTTTGCTTTTCGTATACTTGGGTATCCTGTTTTTGATTCCCTGGTTTCAGGAAGATCTTCAGCTTTACCTACTGGGAGGTTTAATTGTTATCAGCGCCTTTTCCAACCTCGACTGGTATTATAATGGCATGGAGCAATTTCGCTTTTTAGCCATGCGCTCCATAAGCATAAAAGTGCTTTCCTTACTGGCGCTGTTCATTTTTGTAAAAACAAAGAATGACTTGATAATCTATTTTGGCGTGGTCATTTTTTCAATTTTAGCCAATCATTTATGGAATTTGTGGGGAATCCGGAAAATTATCTCTTTTCATTTCAAAGCCTTACAACTCAAACGACACCTTCCGGCTTTGCTTACCCTACTGGGCACTTCGGTTTCCATCAGCATTTATTCCGTCGTCGATACCTTGCTGTTGGGATTTCTCTCCGATGATACCGCAGTAGGATTGTATACCGCAGCAGTAAAAATTAATAAAATTACCATTCCGGTACTGATTGCATTGGGGACTGTATTAATACCTCGAATCACACAAAGCCTCGAAAGCAGGGACCAGATTCAGGTCAATAAGCTGATTAATCAATCCTTTGCTTTTACCTGCTTATTGGGTGTGCCTATTAGTTTTGGGCTCTTCCTTTTTGCCGAAGAGTTTATACTTTCCATTTCAGGGTTGGAATTTACCAACGCCGTATTGACCATGAAAATAAGTGCACCTTTAGCACTAATAATAGGGATAGCCCATATTTTTGGGTTTCAACTGTTAATTCCGGCAGGTTATGAACGGAAATACCTCTGGGCAACTCTTGTGGGTATGGTTGTGAGCATTGGACTAAACCTATTGCTGATTAGCAGTTTTAAAGATAAAGGAGCGGCCATTGCTACCATTTCAAGCGAAATTGTGGTCACGCTGATTGCGGGCTATTTTGCGTATAAATTCATAAAACTAAAATTAAATTGGAGGCTGCTGATCAAAGCTTGTGTGGCAAGTATACTTTTTATTCCCATCGCCTATGGGGTGCGTTCGATTTCGGAGAATGAAATCATCCGCCTTTTACTAGCTATTCCCACAGCAGCATTGGTATATTTTAGCATTCAAAGCTGGGTATTTAAAAACCCTTTAATCAACGAAGCTTTTGTTTATGCTGAAACCAAAGGATGGATACCGGCATTTTTAATGAAGAGGAAAAAGTAA